The proteins below come from a single Miscanthus floridulus cultivar M001 chromosome 1, ASM1932011v1, whole genome shotgun sequence genomic window:
- the LOC136491468 gene encoding leucine aminopeptidase has translation MAPVDPHSYTDGAHPVVSRAALAFYLDFAASTIHASALLTLSAPHSGDLLLDTRALTVHSASTDADTPEPIPFSLAAAPDPVLGTALTLTLPPDTVSFRLTFSTSPAASALQWLAPPQTASAQPFVFSQCQSIHARSIFPCHDTPAARITFSLLLNVPEQLSAVASARHVARRDPLPSDHRGACDDEQWCAPGRIVEEFQMEQSVPPYLFAFAAGGIGSRDLGPRTRVYAEGGDKVLDEAAREFAGVEEMVKVGEGLFGPYEWERFDLLVLPPSFPYGGMENPRMVFLTPTVIKGDAAGAQVVAHELAHSWTGNLITNKTNEDFWLNEGFTTYAERRIVEVVQGEERAALNMGIGWRGLNRMMERFKDNMEFTKLKPKMAGIDPDDVYSEVPYEKGFQFLWRIEREIGRPAFDEFLKKYIATFKFQSIDTETFLEFLKTNVPGIENQIDLNLWVEGTGIPPDAMEPDSATYKKICSLAAEFKSGKLPSEDEVANWSGQEWELYLENLPTDVEASQVTALDERYKLSESRDYEVKVAFLQLAIPTGCKCYFNEVEKCLKQVGRMKYLRPLYSSLAKCSSEEKMLAQRIFSEAQEFYHPIARSVAEAILSKHS, from the exons ATGGCGCCGGTCGATCCCCACTCCTACACCGACGGCGCGCACCCGGTGGTCTCGCGCGCCGCGCTCGCCTTCTACCTCGACTTCGCCGCCTCCACCATACACGCCTCCGCGCTGCTCACCCTCTCCGCGCCGCACTCCGGGGACCTCCTCCTCGACACCCGCGCCCTCACCGTCCACTCCGCCTCCACCGACGCCGACACGCCGGAGCCCATCCCCTTCTCCCTTGCCGCGGCGCCCGACCCGGTCCTCGGCACGGCGCTCACCCTCACCCTGCCCCCCGACACCGTCTCCTTCCGGCTCACCTTCTCCACCTCCCCCGCCGCCTCCGCACTGCAGTGGCTGGCCCCGCCGCAGACCGCCTCTGCCCAGCCCTTCGTCTTCTCGCAGTGCCAGTCCATCCATGCCCGCTCCATCTTCCCCTGCCACGACACCCCCGCCGCGCGCATCACCTTCTCGCTCCTCCTCAACGTGCCCGAGCAGCTCTCCGCCGTCGCCTCCGCGCGCCACGTAGCGCGCCGGGACCCGCTGCCATCCGACCACCGCGGGGCGTGCGACGACGAGCAGTGGTGCGCCCCCGGCCGCATCGTCGAGGAGTTCCAGATGGAGCAGTCCGTGCCGCCCTACCTCTTCGCGTTCGCCGCCGGCGGGATCGGGTCCAGGGACCTCGGCCCGAGGACGCGGGTGTACGCGGAGGGAGGGGACAAGGTGCTGGACGAGGCGGCCAGGGAGTTCGCGGGGGTGGAGGAGATGGTCAAGGTTGGAGAGGGACTCTTTGGGCCGTATGAATGGGAGAGGTTCGATCTGCTCGTGTTGCCACCGAGCTTCCCCTATGGAGGCATGGAGAACCCCAGGATGGTGTTCCTCACTCCCACGGTCATCAAAGGGGATGCTGCAGGGGCTCAGGTTGTGGCGCATGAGCTCGCACATAGCTGGACTGGCAATCTGATTACTAACAAGACCAATGAAGATTTCTGGCTAAATGAG GGATTCACAACATATGCTGAGAGGAGGATTGTTGAGGTTGTGCAAGGGGAGGAGCGGGCAGCCTTAAACATGGGGATTGGATGGAGGGGGTTGAACAGGATGATGGAGAGGTTTAAGGATAACATGGAGTTCACCAAGTTGAAGCCGAAGATGGCAGGGATTGACCCTGATGATGTGTACTCTGAAGTGCCCTATGAGAAAGGTTTCCAGTTTCTTTGGAGAATCGAGCGTGAG ATTGGCAGGCCTGCTTTTGACGAGTTCTTAAAGAAGTACATTGCAACCTTCAAGTTCCAATCAATAGATACAGAGACATTTCTTGAATTCCTCAAAACCAATGTACCTGGGATAGAAAACCAAATTGACCTTAACCTGTGGGTTGAGGGGACTGGTATCCCTCCTGATGCCATGGAACCAGATTCAGCTACTTACAAAAAGATCTGCTCCTTAGCTGCAGAATTCAAATCTGGAAAACTTCCAAGTGAAGATGAGGTGGCAAACTGGAGTGGGCAAGAATGGGAACTTTACTTAGAAAATCTACCAACAGATGTTGAAGCCTCACAG GTCACTGCTCTTGATGAGCGGTACAAGCTATCTGAAAGCCGTGACTATGAGGTCAAAGTCGCATTCCTCCAGCTGGCGATCCCCACCGGGTGCAAATGCTACTTCAACGAGGTTGAGAAATGCTTGAAACAGGTGGGAAGGATGAAGTACCTCCGCCCACTCTACAGCTCACTGGCCAAGTGCTCCAGCGAGGAGAAGATGCTGGCCCAGAGGATCTTCTCGGAGGCTCAAGAGTTCTACCACCCAATAGCTCGCAGTGTCGCGGAGGCCATTTTGTCAAAGCATAGCTAA
- the LOC136479973 gene encoding glycine-rich protein A3-like isoform X1 — protein MGGGKDSHDPSNADKGFHGGYPGGYGQYPAGYPAPPPGGAYPPGPGQGYPVSPGGYPPPGGYPQPGGYPPSHGAYPPGAGAYPPSGYPHQPVYPQAGYPGHGPPMAGHGAIYGGGHGAGGSGGFGAMLAGGAAAAAAAYGAHKVSHGGGHGMYGHGHGHGKFEHGKFKHGKFGKHKNKKMFGRKWK, from the exons ATGGGGGGCGGGAAGGACAGCCACGATCCCTCTAACGCGGACAAGGGATTCCACGGAGGGTACCCGGGTGGATACGGCCAGTACCCCGCCGGCTACCCTGCTCCGCCACCGGGCGGCGCATACCCTCCCGGCCCCGGACAAGGGTATCCGGTGTCACCTGGTGGGTACCCACCTCCGGGTGGCTACCCTCAGCCTGGCGGGTATCCGCCGTCGCACGGCGCGTACCCTCCTGGTGCAGGTGCGTATCCTCCCAGCGGATACCCCCATCAGCCGGTCTACCCACAGGCTGGTTATCCTGGTCACGGtccaccgatggctg GTCATGGTGCTATATATGGAGGAGGCCACGGTGCAGGGGGTTCTGGAGGCTTCGGGGCGATGTTGGCCggaggcgccgccgccgcagcggcggCGTATGGAGCTCACAAGGTGTCCCACGGAGGCGGCCACGGGATgtatggccacggccacggccacggcaagTTCGAGCATGGCAAGTTCAAGCACGGCAAGTTTGGCAAGCACAAGAACAAGAAGATGTTCGGCCGCAAGTGGAAGTGA
- the LOC136479973 gene encoding glycine-rich protein A3-like isoform X2, whose amino-acid sequence MGGGKDSHDPSNADKGFHGGYPGGYGQYPAGYPAPPPGGAYPPGPGQGYPVSPGGYPPPGGYPQPGGYPPSHGAYPPGAGHGAIYGGGHGAGGSGGFGAMLAGGAAAAAAAYGAHKVSHGGGHGMYGHGHGHGKFEHGKFKHGKFGKHKNKKMFGRKWK is encoded by the exons ATGGGGGGCGGGAAGGACAGCCACGATCCCTCTAACGCGGACAAGGGATTCCACGGAGGGTACCCGGGTGGATACGGCCAGTACCCCGCCGGCTACCCTGCTCCGCCACCGGGCGGCGCATACCCTCCCGGCCCCGGACAAGGGTATCCGGTGTCACCTGGTGGGTACCCACCTCCGGGTGGCTACCCTCAGCCTGGCGGGTATCCGCCGTCGCACGGCGCGTACCCTCCTGGTGCAG GTCATGGTGCTATATATGGAGGAGGCCACGGTGCAGGGGGTTCTGGAGGCTTCGGGGCGATGTTGGCCggaggcgccgccgccgcagcggcggCGTATGGAGCTCACAAGGTGTCCCACGGAGGCGGCCACGGGATgtatggccacggccacggccacggcaagTTCGAGCATGGCAAGTTCAAGCACGGCAAGTTTGGCAAGCACAAGAACAAGAAGATGTTCGGCCGCAAGTGGAAGTGA